Within the Hermetia illucens chromosome 6, iHerIll2.2.curated.20191125, whole genome shotgun sequence genome, the region CAAAGCGCTGTTTTCTATTCTAATGAAGATTATGCAGAGGCTCAAGCAGCATTGTCGCAACGTCCAGCTGGACATCCTAGTACTCTCAATGATGAAGGATGTTTGTTATATCAAGTAATAAACCATGCTTTCCACCCCCTTTCcctataatattataattttttccaaaattccatAGGCAACCATGTATGATGCTGCCTCGCAGCGATTCAACTCAGCACTACAAGCTGGTGGTTTCAATCCGCTTTATGCATATAATGTTGCTCTTTGTCACTTCAAAAAACGAGAAAATTCTCAGGCGCTCAACTTCATAGGTATAACCAGATGAGTTACAACACTACAAATCGAAAAACGTACCAATTTTTAGCTGACATCGTCGAACGAGGAATCAGAAATCACCCTGAACTCGGGATTGGAGCACAAGCCGAAACCGATGGAGGCGCTCGAAGTGTTGGTAATCCACCAGCGTTATCATTATCTGGCCTAACTCAAGCTCTGAATTTGAAAGCAGCAATTGAATATCAAGAGGCGAACAGTAAATGCAGATACcaatagattttttttagaattcaaAATGACGATCAATATTTGCAGTTGCTGGAGCACGTGAAGCTCTCATGGACCTACCACCCCGAGCTGAGCACGAATTGGATCCTATAACTTTACACAATATGGCTCTAACTGATCCAAGTGGCCCAGGATCTGGTCTGCGACGCCTAGCATTTCTTTTGGACCTTGGCCCACCAACCTGTCCTCAAGAAACTTTCGCCAACTTACTTTTACTTTGTTGTAGGCATGAAATATATGATACAGCAGCTGATATTTTAGCTGAACATGCCCAACTTACGTATAAATATTTATCACCAGTAAGTTAAGGAACTAAATAATGTGTGTGTATGATTGATATCAAAATCCACCAATTTCAGTATCTTTATGAGTTATTGGACGCTTTAATTACTGCTCAAACATCCAGTGAAGAAGCTGAAAATAAACTAGGATTGTTAGCATCAAGCTTGGCAGGAAAGCTAAGATCATTAGCGGCTAAAGTCCAGGACTCAAAAGGAACAACCGATCAGAACTCATTGAGAAATGCTTTAAAGGAGTATGAAAGTACTTTGGAAAGGTACACAGGAAGAATCTGGCCGTATCACTTGAAAATTATCTCATCAGTACCATATTTCAGCTATTTACCAGTAGTTATGGCTAGAGCCTGGCTGCCATGGCGTGAAGATGATTTTGCCGGTGCAGAAAGAGAATTCCGTGCTAGTGCTGAATTCTGTTCAGAGAATCCAGTTTGGCGTCTTCAT harbors:
- the LOC119660485 gene encoding tetratricopeptide repeat protein 30 homolog; protein product: MFNKVLTIREGEFTRVVYGLIKDERYETVIEVICNINGASSTRAGLSLLGYSYYQSQKYVEAANCYKQLCIIASTVQKYRLYYAQALYQSGMFEDAVKALADVDSAELESEVLLLQSAVFYSNEDYAEAQAALSQRPAGHPSTLNDEGCLLYQATMYDAASQRFNSALQAGGFNPLYAYNVALCHFKKRENSQALNFIADIVERGIRNHPELGIGAQAETDGGARSVGNPPALSLSGLTQALNLKAAIEYQEANIAGAREALMDLPPRAEHELDPITLHNMALTDPSGPGSGLRRLAFLLDLGPPTCPQETFANLLLLCCRHEIYDTAADILAEHAQLTYKYLSPYLYELLDALITAQTSSEEAENKLGLLASSLAGKLRSLAAKVQDSKGTTDQNSLRNALKEYESTLESYLPVVMARAWLPWREDDFAGAEREFRASAEFCSENPVWRLHAAHVLFMRGDKYKEAAAFYEPIVRQNYDDILSVSAAVLANLCVSYIMTFQNEEAEELMRKVEKAEEQKENSNEPCLHLCIVNLVVGTLYCAKSNYEFGLSRIAHALEGGSGTRLCADTWLHVKRCVLGLLTGLAKQSIVLQSAALQEVHNFLQSCEVYGLFVPSTLSTTLDDGTSEALTIGIEARKLRVLLYKLTEYEQ